A DNA window from Tenuifilaceae bacterium CYCD contains the following coding sequences:
- a CDS encoding membrane protein — translation MKKLAIALFCLIAGNSFAQEFPEKEIKTEVNEVTVFIEGAQVTRKKNIELPQGKTLLKFVNLSPFIDAKSVQVKAYGDLTVLSVNHQQNFVNKLDKPKELVDLETKLKGIDEKINLENTYLSIVNEQLAFLQQNRDIGGKNQETSVANLKETMTFYSTQLSALKISEIDHNKNIEDLSKQSADIQNQIKTLTSKKEYPNGEVLVKVDAKRAGTFDFELSYLVNNAGWFPTYDIRAKNITEPIQLIYKANVHQDTKEEWKNVKLRFSSSNPNTSGVAPELKTYFLNYNTVPPTYNIRQSSNIAKGTVISTDDGLGLPGVSITVKGTTIGTTTDVNGNFSLTMPSGGGYLSFAFVGFKTQELPFTGSYMNVALEPENVALDEVVVAYGISEESPARMLTGKVAGVNVKKSESIKIRGASSLAIPSEMVVKQTSIDFEIKTPYSVPSDNKSYAVDMTAYELPANYQYYCVPKIQKDAFLMANIVDWEKYNLLEGEANIFFEDSYVGKTLLNLNSATDTLSISLGKDKNVSINREKVKDFTTKQFIGSKKEETRMWQTTVKNNKNQPINIIVMDQVPVSTSEEIEVQILDLSAGKQDKDSGEIKWEFALDPNAKKDLTLKYSVKYPKDRKLIIE, via the coding sequence ATGAAAAAATTAGCGATTGCTTTATTTTGCCTAATTGCAGGCAATTCCTTTGCTCAGGAATTTCCCGAAAAGGAAATTAAAACCGAAGTTAACGAGGTGACGGTTTTTATTGAAGGAGCACAGGTTACCCGGAAGAAAAACATCGAACTTCCCCAAGGAAAAACTTTACTGAAATTCGTAAACCTATCTCCATTTATCGATGCCAAGAGCGTTCAGGTAAAGGCTTACGGCGATTTAACCGTACTATCGGTAAACCATCAGCAAAACTTCGTCAACAAACTCGACAAGCCCAAGGAACTTGTGGATTTAGAGACAAAACTTAAGGGTATCGACGAAAAAATCAACCTTGAGAACACCTACCTATCGATTGTGAACGAGCAGCTGGCTTTTCTCCAGCAGAACAGGGATATTGGTGGCAAGAATCAGGAAACCAGCGTAGCCAACCTTAAGGAAACCATGACATTCTACAGCACGCAGCTATCAGCATTAAAAATCAGCGAAATTGACCATAATAAGAACATCGAGGATTTAAGCAAGCAAAGTGCCGATATCCAAAATCAAATCAAAACGCTCACCTCCAAAAAGGAGTATCCTAACGGCGAGGTTCTGGTTAAGGTGGATGCAAAACGTGCCGGAACTTTCGACTTTGAACTATCGTACCTTGTGAACAATGCCGGATGGTTTCCAACCTACGATATCAGGGCAAAAAACATCACTGAGCCTATTCAATTAATCTACAAGGCCAACGTTCACCAAGATACAAAGGAGGAATGGAAAAACGTTAAGCTTCGATTTTCGTCATCGAATCCAAACACCTCGGGCGTTGCCCCTGAGCTAAAAACATACTTCCTAAACTACAACACAGTACCACCAACCTATAACATCAGGCAAAGCAGCAACATCGCTAAAGGAACGGTAATCTCCACCGATGATGGACTTGGATTACCAGGCGTAAGCATTACAGTAAAAGGAACAACCATTGGCACAACCACCGATGTAAATGGGAACTTCTCGCTTACCATGCCTAGCGGCGGCGGTTATTTGAGTTTTGCTTTTGTTGGATTTAAAACGCAGGAACTTCCGTTTACCGGTTCCTACATGAATGTTGCATTAGAACCAGAAAATGTTGCATTAGATGAAGTTGTGGTTGCTTACGGCATTAGCGAGGAAAGCCCCGCCAGAATGTTAACCGGAAAAGTTGCTGGGGTAAACGTCAAAAAATCTGAATCAATAAAAATCCGTGGAGCAAGCAGTTTAGCCATTCCCTCGGAGATGGTTGTAAAGCAAACCAGCATTGACTTTGAGATTAAAACCCCGTACTCTGTTCCATCGGATAACAAGAGCTACGCTGTTGACATGACAGCATACGAGCTGCCTGCAAACTACCAGTACTACTGCGTTCCTAAAATCCAGAAGGATGCATTCCTAATGGCCAACATTGTTGATTGGGAAAAGTATAACCTGCTCGAAGGCGAGGCTAACATTTTCTTTGAGGATAGCTATGTGGGTAAAACATTGCTCAACCTAAACAGCGCAACTGATACCCTATCCATATCGTTGGGGAAAGACAAAAACGTATCGATAAACCGTGAAAAGGTGAAAGATTTCACCACCAAGCAGTTTATTGGCAGCAAAAAGGAGGAAACGCGCATGTGGCAAACAACAGTTAAGAACAACAAGAATCAGCCTATAAACATCATCGTAATGGATCAGGTTCCCGTTTCGACATCGGAAGAAATAGAGGTTCAAATACTGGATCTATCGGCAGGAAAACAGGATAAAGATTCGGGCGAGATTAAGTGGGAATTCGCTCTCGATCCTAACGCAAAGAAAGATCTAACCCTAAAATACTCTGTAAAATATCCAAAGGATAGGAAACTAATAATTGAGTAA
- a CDS encoding multidrug ABC transporter ATP-binding protein, giving the protein MILKIQNFSKTYPNGVQALKNVNLEITTGMFGLVGPNGAGKSTLMRTLATLQEADSGSAFLDDLDMLNNKPEVRKILGYLPQEFGLYPKVSAETLLNHIAEMKGISNASERKELVKALLNKTNLYQHRNKNLGGFSGGMKQRFGIAQALIGSPKLIIVDEPTAGLDPTERNRFHNLLSEIGENVIVILSTHIIEDVKSLCNQMAIINFGEVLLQGKPDDIVNVLNGKVYRKLIDKHSLEDYRGMDIISSRLLRGKLEITVVNEINPENGFSLSEPSLDDVYFSNVRNTN; this is encoded by the coding sequence ATGATACTCAAAATCCAAAATTTCAGCAAGACCTATCCCAATGGGGTTCAGGCTCTGAAAAATGTTAATCTTGAAATTACAACTGGAATGTTTGGACTTGTTGGTCCAAACGGCGCGGGTAAATCAACCCTTATGCGCACATTGGCAACCCTACAGGAGGCCGATAGCGGTTCTGCGTTTTTAGATGATTTAGATATGCTCAATAACAAACCTGAGGTTAGGAAGATTTTGGGGTACTTACCTCAGGAGTTTGGTTTATACCCTAAGGTTTCGGCAGAAACACTGCTGAATCATATTGCCGAGATGAAAGGGATTTCGAATGCATCGGAACGGAAAGAGTTGGTAAAGGCTTTGCTCAATAAAACTAACCTATACCAGCATCGGAATAAAAATCTTGGAGGTTTTTCGGGTGGTATGAAACAGCGCTTTGGAATTGCCCAGGCACTTATTGGTAGTCCAAAGTTGATAATTGTTGACGAACCAACGGCAGGTCTTGACCCTACCGAGCGTAACCGATTCCATAATTTGTTGAGCGAGATAGGGGAGAACGTTATTGTTATTCTTTCGACCCATATAATTGAGGATGTGAAGAGCCTCTGCAACCAGATGGCTATTATAAATTTTGGTGAAGTGTTGTTACAAGGTAAACCCGACGATATTGTTAATGTGTTAAACGGAAAGGTTTACCGTAAACTTATCGATAAGCATTCGCTGGAGGACTATCGTGGTATGGACATAATTTCCTCAAGACTACTGCGTGGAAAATTGGAGATAACTGTTGTCAACGAAATCAATCCGGAGAATGGATTTAGCCTTTCAGAACCATCGCTCGACGATGTTTACTTCTCTAACGTTCGTAACACAAACTAA
- the hppA gene encoding putative K(+)-stimulated pyrophosphate-energized sodium pump, whose amino-acid sequence MIISNLFWVVPIASVIALGFAYFFFKQMMKEDEGTDTMKKIALHVRKGAMSYLKQQYKIVGIVFLVLLGLFAVLAYGLKVQNGWTPFAFLTGGFFSGLAGFFGMKTATYASARTANAAKNSLNHGLRVAFRSGAVMGLVVVGLAVLDISLWYLVLNYFIDEPNASHKLIVITTTMLTFGMGASTQALFARVGGGIYTKAADVGADLVGKVEAGIPEDDPRNPATIADNVGDNVGDVAGMGADLYESYAGSILATAALGASAFALAEGDMQYKAVLAPMLIAAVGIVLSIFGIFIVRTKEGASMKDLLRSLGLGVNVSSILIAISTFGILYSLGLQNWVGISFSVISGLVAGIIIGQSTEYFTSHSYEPTQKVSESSQTGPATVIISGVGLGMISTAIPVITIAIAILMAFLCAINFDVKHMLDAQNIQLGLYGIGIAAVGMLSTLGITLATDAYGPIADNAGGNAEMSHLGPEVRKRTDALDALGNTTAATGKGFAIGSAALTALALLASYIEEIKIGLMRIGENVLTFSNGETIETAKANIVDFMNYYQVNLMNPIVLVGIFIGAMMAFLFSGLTMNAVGRAAQKMVEEVRRQFREIKGIMEGEAEPDYARCVEISTRGAQIEMILPSLLAIIIPIVTGLLLGVAGVLGLLAGGLSAGFVLAIFMANSGGAWDNAKKYIEEGNFGGKGSANHKAAVVGDTVGDPFKDTSGPSLNILIKLMSMVSIVMAGVTVAFSLF is encoded by the coding sequence ATGATTATTAGCAATTTGTTCTGGGTAGTTCCGATTGCATCGGTTATAGCCCTAGGATTTGCGTACTTCTTCTTTAAACAGATGATGAAGGAAGATGAGGGTACGGACACTATGAAGAAGATTGCGCTCCATGTTCGAAAAGGCGCAATGTCTTACTTAAAACAACAGTATAAAATTGTTGGAATTGTATTTTTGGTACTTCTTGGTCTTTTTGCAGTGTTAGCTTATGGGCTAAAGGTACAAAACGGATGGACCCCATTCGCATTCCTAACCGGAGGTTTCTTTTCTGGTTTGGCAGGTTTCTTTGGGATGAAAACTGCAACTTACGCTTCGGCTCGTACAGCAAATGCCGCTAAAAATTCACTTAACCACGGCTTAAGGGTTGCATTCCGTTCTGGTGCAGTAATGGGCTTGGTTGTGGTTGGCCTTGCTGTGTTGGATATTTCGTTATGGTACTTAGTGCTTAACTACTTTATAGACGAACCCAATGCTTCGCATAAGCTTATAGTAATTACCACCACTATGCTTACATTCGGTATGGGTGCATCTACTCAGGCTTTGTTTGCCCGCGTTGGAGGTGGTATTTACACTAAGGCTGCCGATGTTGGAGCCGACCTAGTTGGTAAGGTTGAAGCAGGTATTCCGGAGGACGATCCACGTAACCCAGCAACCATTGCCGATAACGTAGGCGATAACGTAGGCGACGTTGCCGGTATGGGTGCCGACCTTTACGAGTCGTATGCAGGATCGATCCTTGCAACTGCAGCTCTTGGGGCATCGGCATTTGCATTGGCCGAAGGCGATATGCAGTATAAAGCTGTTTTGGCTCCTATGCTTATTGCTGCTGTGGGTATTGTTCTTTCAATCTTTGGTATCTTCATTGTTCGTACAAAGGAAGGGGCTAGCATGAAGGATTTGCTCCGTTCCTTGGGACTTGGTGTAAATGTTAGTTCAATTCTAATTGCAATATCAACATTTGGAATCCTTTACTCGTTGGGTTTACAGAACTGGGTTGGTATTTCATTCTCTGTTATCTCTGGTTTGGTTGCTGGTATCATTATTGGTCAATCAACCGAGTATTTTACTTCACACTCCTACGAACCAACTCAAAAGGTTTCGGAAAGTTCTCAAACAGGACCTGCTACCGTTATCATTTCGGGTGTTGGTTTAGGTATGATTTCAACCGCAATTCCTGTAATAACCATCGCAATTGCAATTCTTATGGCATTCCTTTGTGCTATTAACTTTGATGTTAAACACATGCTCGATGCTCAGAATATTCAGCTAGGACTATACGGTATTGGTATTGCTGCTGTAGGTATGCTATCAACTTTAGGTATCACCCTTGCAACCGATGCTTACGGCCCAATAGCCGACAACGCTGGTGGTAATGCCGAAATGAGTCATCTAGGCCCCGAGGTTCGTAAACGTACCGATGCTCTTGATGCTCTAGGTAATACAACTGCTGCTACAGGTAAAGGCTTTGCAATTGGTTCTGCTGCACTTACAGCACTTGCACTTCTTGCTTCATACATAGAGGAGATTAAGATTGGTTTGATGCGTATTGGCGAGAATGTATTAACATTCTCCAACGGCGAAACCATTGAGACAGCCAAGGCAAACATTGTTGATTTCATGAACTACTATCAGGTTAATTTGATGAACCCTATTGTGTTGGTTGGTATTTTTATTGGTGCAATGATGGCATTCCTATTCTCAGGATTAACCATGAATGCAGTAGGCCGTGCAGCACAGAAGATGGTTGAGGAGGTTCGCCGTCAGTTCCGCGAGATCAAAGGTATTATGGAAGGTGAAGCAGAACCCGATTATGCTCGCTGCGTAGAAATTTCTACCCGTGGTGCTCAAATCGAGATGATTCTTCCTTCGTTACTAGCTATTATTATTCCAATTGTTACCGGTTTACTTCTAGGTGTAGCGGGTGTTCTTGGATTGCTTGCTGGAGGTTTAAGTGCAGGATTTGTTTTGGCTATTTTCATGGCTAACTCTGGTGGTGCTTGGGATAACGCTAAAAAGTATATAGAGGAAGGCAACTTTGGTGGTAAGGGATCAGCCAATCATAAAGCTGCTGTTGTTGGTGATACCGTTGGCGATCCATTCAAGGATACATCGGGTCCAAGTTTAAATATCCTTATCAAACTTATGAGTATGGTGTCTATTGTAATGGCAGGTGTAACTGTAGCATTTAGTTTGTTTTAA
- a CDS encoding metal ion (Mn2+/Fe2+) transporter (Nramp) family metal ion transporter: MFAIFRNIDRKNYRPRYGALDIFKFIGPGLLVTVGFIDPGNWASNLSAGANYGYSLLWMVTLSTIMLIVLQHNVAHLGIATGLCLSEATAIYLKPRYSKLLLSSAMLASISTSLAEILGGAIALNMLFSVPIKVGALLVTIFTFIMLLTNSYRVIEKWIIAFVSIIGLSFIYELSLVQIDWNEAITSWVTPSFPQGSMVIIMSVLGAVVMPHNLFLHSEIIQSRQWNLSDDKVIKKQLKYEFFDTLFSMLVGWAINSAMILLAASTFFKTKTQVSELQQANELLIPLLGTNASVVFAVALLFSGVASTITSGMAAGTIFAGMYKEPYDIKDNHSRVGVSISLVAALGIIFLITNPFQGLIISQMILSIQLPFTIFLQVYLTSSEKVMGKYKNSTYSKTILYLLGVIVSTLNIALLISFF; the protein is encoded by the coding sequence ATGTTCGCAATTTTCAGAAATATCGACCGTAAGAACTACCGCCCACGGTACGGAGCACTTGATATCTTTAAGTTTATTGGCCCAGGACTTCTGGTAACCGTTGGGTTTATTGACCCTGGGAACTGGGCCTCGAACCTCTCGGCCGGAGCCAACTATGGCTATTCGTTACTTTGGATGGTAACGCTATCCACAATTATGCTTATTGTGCTTCAGCACAATGTTGCACACCTAGGGATTGCCACGGGGCTTTGTCTCTCAGAAGCCACCGCAATCTACCTAAAACCGCGGTACTCTAAACTGCTCCTATCATCGGCAATGCTGGCATCAATTTCCACCTCGTTAGCCGAGATTCTAGGTGGAGCTATTGCGTTAAATATGCTTTTCTCGGTACCAATAAAGGTTGGAGCGCTACTTGTAACCATATTTACCTTTATAATGCTACTAACCAACTCGTACCGGGTTATCGAAAAATGGATAATTGCATTTGTGTCGATAATTGGGTTGTCGTTTATCTACGAACTTTCGTTAGTTCAAATCGACTGGAACGAGGCCATCACAAGCTGGGTTACCCCATCGTTCCCGCAGGGATCAATGGTGATAATTATGAGCGTGCTTGGCGCCGTGGTAATGCCCCACAACCTATTTCTGCACTCCGAGATTATCCAGAGTAGGCAGTGGAATCTTAGCGATGATAAGGTAATTAAAAAACAACTTAAGTACGAGTTTTTCGACACTCTTTTTTCCATGCTTGTTGGCTGGGCAATAAATAGCGCAATGATTCTGCTTGCAGCATCAACTTTTTTCAAGACCAAAACACAGGTATCGGAATTGCAGCAGGCAAATGAATTATTAATCCCGCTGCTTGGCACCAACGCCTCGGTTGTTTTTGCAGTGGCGCTGCTTTTCTCAGGGGTTGCATCCACCATAACATCAGGAATGGCCGCCGGCACAATTTTCGCCGGAATGTATAAGGAGCCGTACGATATAAAAGATAACCACTCCAGGGTAGGTGTTTCCATTTCGCTAGTTGCTGCACTTGGAATAATCTTTCTAATTACAAATCCTTTTCAGGGACTAATAATTTCGCAGATGATACTGAGCATTCAGTTGCCATTCACCATTTTTCTACAGGTTTACCTAACCTCATCGGAAAAAGTAATGGGGAAATACAAAAACTCAACCTACTCCAAAACTATACTATACCTACTAGGCGTAATTGTATCGACATTGAATATTGCATTGCTGATTAGTTTCTTTTAG
- a CDS encoding CAAX protease family protein, translating into MENKLKPLGVAASYSIYLSAALLMFVLTRYAIPFLSEKTGQETILFWFIVAGLGIFTPLILTGLFLLKSEGYRITKSTIIERLRFKKLSKRDVLWSIGGLIVVMAISGGLMKIIELVTDKIDTSPPFMAFEPLNHGRYWLLAVWAPYWILNILGEEFLWRGVMMPRQEIVFGKYTWLVHGFGWGIFHIAFGWQLLITLIPLIFIQSYIVQKTKNTWTGVIMHGGINGPSFIAIALGVI; encoded by the coding sequence ATGGAAAACAAATTAAAACCGCTTGGAGTTGCTGCATCCTACTCAATTTATCTTTCGGCAGCACTATTGATGTTTGTGCTCACCCGGTATGCAATTCCCTTTTTAAGCGAAAAAACTGGACAGGAAACAATACTGTTTTGGTTTATTGTTGCTGGATTGGGAATTTTTACTCCACTAATCCTAACCGGGCTATTCTTGCTAAAATCGGAAGGCTACAGAATTACAAAATCAACAATAATTGAAAGGTTGCGTTTCAAGAAACTTAGTAAACGCGATGTTCTTTGGAGTATTGGTGGATTAATTGTAGTAATGGCAATTAGCGGTGGATTAATGAAGATAATTGAATTAGTTACAGACAAAATTGACACATCGCCTCCTTTTATGGCATTCGAACCTTTAAATCACGGGAGATATTGGCTGCTTGCTGTTTGGGCACCATACTGGATTTTGAATATTCTTGGCGAAGAATTTCTTTGGAGAGGCGTTATGATGCCTAGGCAGGAAATTGTTTTTGGAAAGTACACTTGGCTTGTACACGGGTTTGGTTGGGGTATTTTCCATATTGCTTTTGGTTGGCAACTACTCATCACTTTAATTCCATTAATTTTTATTCAATCGTATATTGTACAAAAAACAAAAAATACCTGGACTGGTGTTATAATGCATGGCGGAATTAATGGCCCAAGTTTTATTGCTATAGCACTTGGCGTTATATAA
- a CDS encoding magnesium chelatase, whose translation MLVKTFGSAVHGIKATTITIEVSVSKGINFFLVGLPDSAVKESQQRITSALETNGFKFPKHRVVINMAPADIRKEGAAYDLPLAVGILAASEQMNSEMLAEYVVMGELSLDGAVQPIKGVLPIAIQAREEGFKGFIVPKQNAREAAVVNNLDVYGVESIKEVIDFFNGSSVLEPTIVNTRDEFFTHGNAYDVDFTDVKGQENVKRALEVAAAGGHNIIMIGPPGAGKTMLAKRLPTIIPPLTLREALETTKIHSVAGKIDRETSLMTRRPYRSPHHTISDVALVGGGQFPQPGEISLAHNGVLFLDELPEFKRTVLEVMRQPLEDRVITISRAKFTVEYPASFMLVASMNPCPCGYYNHPEKECVCSPGVVQKYLNKISGPLLDRIDIHVEVIPVPFEKLSGAPPSESSEIIRLRVVKARQIQEERFVEWKGVYCNAQMTSKLIRKFCVLDEASTALLKTAMERLGLSARAYDRILKVSRTIADLDCSESIKSQHIAEAIQYRSLDRENWAG comes from the coding sequence ATGCTTGTAAAAACATTCGGTAGCGCAGTTCACGGAATTAAGGCTACAACAATTACCATTGAGGTTAGCGTTTCGAAAGGGATAAACTTTTTTTTGGTTGGTTTGCCCGATAGCGCAGTTAAGGAGAGTCAACAACGAATTACATCGGCGCTGGAGACCAACGGTTTCAAATTTCCTAAGCACCGGGTGGTTATAAATATGGCGCCAGCCGATATTCGTAAGGAGGGCGCAGCCTACGACTTACCTTTGGCTGTTGGTATACTTGCCGCTTCGGAGCAGATGAATAGCGAGATGCTGGCGGAGTATGTTGTTATGGGTGAGCTCTCGCTCGATGGTGCTGTGCAACCAATTAAGGGTGTTTTGCCAATTGCCATTCAGGCTCGCGAGGAGGGTTTTAAGGGATTTATTGTGCCCAAGCAGAATGCCCGCGAGGCAGCTGTGGTGAACAATCTGGATGTTTACGGTGTAGAGTCCATAAAGGAGGTGATCGATTTTTTTAATGGCAGCAGTGTTTTAGAGCCAACCATTGTTAACACCCGCGATGAGTTTTTTACGCACGGTAATGCTTACGATGTGGACTTTACCGATGTTAAGGGTCAGGAAAATGTTAAGCGAGCCCTTGAGGTTGCTGCGGCTGGTGGTCATAATATAATAATGATTGGCCCCCCGGGTGCCGGAAAAACAATGCTGGCTAAACGGTTGCCAACAATTATTCCACCGCTTACCCTGCGCGAGGCGTTGGAAACCACTAAAATTCATTCGGTGGCAGGTAAAATTGATAGGGAAACATCGCTAATGACCCGAAGACCCTACCGTAGCCCGCATCATACCATTTCGGACGTGGCGCTGGTTGGTGGTGGGCAATTTCCCCAACCCGGCGAAATATCGTTGGCGCATAATGGCGTTCTCTTCTTGGATGAGCTGCCCGAGTTTAAGCGAACAGTGCTGGAGGTGATGCGTCAACCCTTGGAGGATAGAGTGATAACAATTTCGAGGGCAAAGTTTACGGTGGAGTACCCTGCCAGCTTTATGCTGGTGGCATCAATGAATCCTTGTCCGTGCGGTTACTACAATCATCCCGAAAAGGAATGCGTTTGTTCGCCCGGTGTGGTGCAGAAGTATTTGAATAAAATATCGGGGCCATTGCTCGATAGGATTGATATCCATGTTGAGGTTATTCCTGTTCCGTTCGAGAAGTTATCGGGAGCGCCGCCCTCGGAGAGTAGCGAAATAATTCGCCTGCGAGTTGTAAAGGCTCGACAAATTCAGGAGGAGCGGTTTGTGGAGTGGAAGGGCGTTTACTGCAATGCGCAGATGACATCGAAGTTGATTCGGAAATTCTGCGTACTCGATGAGGCCAGCACGGCGTTGCTTAAAACAGCGATGGAACGCTTGGGGCTTTCGGCTCGGGCCTACGATAGAATCCTGAAGGTATCGAGAACAATTGCCGATTTGGATTGTTCGGAGTCAATTAAGTCGCAGCACATTGCGGAGGCCATTCAGTACAGGAGTTTGGACAGAGAAAACTGGGCAGGCTAA
- a CDS encoding acetyltransferase, whose amino-acid sequence MKINLMIKIKSLAGSNLDTLFEAFSMAFVDYNIQLNRAELEKMLNRRGFIAELSFGAFDNDRLVSFTFNGIGIYNGLKTAYDTGTGTLKKYRGQGLASRVFTESIPSLVSAGVKQYLLEVLQDNTSAVSVYTKQGFEVVREYNYFVQEMTAVRLYSRIIASDYLLKEISFSDIIGVEDWWNFSPSWQNSFEAISRKVSDFTAFGAFCNSKLVGYGILEPSSGDITQIAVDKNHRRNGVATSILGRMLERNTHSSIKLINSDIACESVTKFMETNGIPISGKQFEMIRRLV is encoded by the coding sequence ATGAAAATTAACCTCATGATAAAAATTAAATCACTTGCCGGTAGTAATCTCGATACATTGTTCGAAGCTTTCTCTATGGCCTTTGTCGATTATAATATCCAACTCAACAGGGCTGAACTCGAAAAGATGTTGAATCGGCGTGGCTTTATAGCCGAATTGTCGTTTGGTGCATTCGATAACGATAGGTTGGTTAGCTTCACTTTCAACGGAATAGGAATATATAATGGATTAAAAACGGCATACGATACAGGTACCGGAACGCTAAAGAAGTATCGAGGTCAGGGATTGGCATCGAGGGTTTTTACCGAGTCAATTCCATCTCTGGTGAGCGCAGGGGTTAAGCAATACCTGTTGGAGGTTTTGCAGGATAATACTAGTGCAGTTTCTGTTTATACCAAGCAGGGATTTGAGGTTGTTCGGGAGTATAACTACTTTGTTCAGGAGATGACAGCAGTTAGGCTTTATAGCAGGATAATTGCATCCGATTACTTGTTGAAAGAGATTTCTTTTTCCGATATTATAGGCGTTGAGGATTGGTGGAATTTTTCGCCATCGTGGCAGAATAGCTTTGAGGCGATTAGTCGTAAAGTTTCCGATTTTACAGCATTTGGTGCTTTTTGTAATAGTAAACTGGTTGGTTACGGAATACTAGAACCTTCGTCGGGTGATATAACTCAGATTGCTGTAGATAAAAACCATCGACGGAATGGTGTTGCAACCTCAATTCTAGGCCGAATGCTTGAAAGAAATACGCATAGTAGCATTAAGTTGATCAATTCTGATATCGCTTGCGAATCTGTAACTAAGTTTATGGAAACGAATGGCATTCCAATCAGTGGAAAACAATTTGAGATGATAAGGAGGCTGGTTTAA